A genomic segment from Holophagales bacterium encodes:
- a CDS encoding insulinase family protein, with translation MTPVSRSLRAAAGVALALTLTAPAARAASGPPPKGAGWRIPTAVKTLPNGLTVVVSDDHSAPTFGLCMAYRIGFRLEPKGRTGFAHLFEHMMFQGTPNAPKGSYDRVIEGGGGINNGSTRYDYTNYIVSAPVSALEAVLWLEADRMKTLDFREEPANQKEVVKRRSASTSRTGPTASSSGPTSPAPPSTSGRTPTTGTARSPTSTRPPCPTSRPSSRATTARNNAVLAIVGDVNADEAFAKVEKYFGVVPARPAPPKPDVSEKANTKERTLSQTDPLANVPAVAIGWKMPARGTKDDIPAAVLGTSSPGRGPTPLPGARQGQGAPARHRGGNNWPLDDAFTYEGPTLLPSSASTSLTPPRRRSSPPSTPRSPPSRRARWAR, from the coding sequence ATGACCCCGGTTTCCCGCAGCCTCCGGGCCGCCGCAGGCGTCGCCCTGGCCCTCACCCTGACCGCTCCCGCCGCCCGGGCCGCGTCCGGCCCACCGCCGAAAGGCGCCGGGTGGCGCATCCCGACCGCGGTGAAGACGCTTCCGAACGGCCTCACGGTCGTCGTCTCGGACGACCACTCCGCCCCCACGTTCGGCCTCTGCATGGCCTACCGCATCGGCTTCCGCCTCGAGCCGAAGGGGCGGACCGGCTTTGCCCACCTCTTCGAGCACATGATGTTCCAGGGGACGCCGAACGCCCCGAAGGGGAGCTACGACCGCGTCATCGAAGGGGGCGGCGGGATCAACAACGGGTCGACCCGCTACGACTACACGAACTACATCGTCAGCGCCCCGGTCTCGGCGCTCGAGGCGGTCCTCTGGCTCGAGGCCGACCGGATGAAGACGCTCGACTTCCGAGAAGAACCCGCGAACCAGAAGGAGGTCGTCAAGAGGAGATCCGCGTCAACGTCCAGAACAGGCCCTACGGCCTCTTCTTCTGGACCGACGTCGCCGGCACCGCCTTCGACAAGTGGGAGAACGCCCACGACGGGTACGGCTCGTTCGCCGACCTCGACGCGGCCACCCTGCCCGACGTCAAGGCCTTCTTCGAGAGCTACTACGGCCCGGAACAACGCCGTCCTGGCGATCGTCGGAGACGTCAACGCCGACGAGGCCTTCGCGAAGGTCGAGAAGTACTTCGGCGTCGTCCCGGCCCGCCCGGCGCCCCCGAAGCCCGACGTGAGCGAAAAGGCGAACACGAAGGAACGGACCCTCTCGCAGACCGACCCCCTCGCGAACGTCCCGGCCGTCGCCATAGGCTGGAAGATGCCCGCCCGCGGCACGAAGGACGACATCCCCGCAGCCGTCCTGGGAACCTCCTCGCCGGGGCGAGGCCCCACGCCTCTACCAGGGGCTCGTCAAGGGCAGGGAGCTCCTGCTCGGCATCGAGGGGGGAACAACTGGCCTCTCGACGACGCCTTCACGTACGAGGGGCCCACGCTCCTCCCCTCTTCGGCCTCTACAAGCCTGACACCACCGCGAAGGCGGTCGTCGCCGCCATCGACGCCGAGATCGCCGCCATCGCGAAGGGCTCGGTGGGCGCGCTGA
- a CDS encoding M2 family metallopeptidase produces MFLPFGLLIDKRALAGLLGREVSLGARWNQAWWDLEAEVPGRHPGRWRAQSRHVGRLPDPYCQHHIASGTFTALFLAHVLQFCITHRALAKTAGCTIRRSTPARSMRNKEAEPG; encoded by the coding sequence GTGTTCCTCCCGTTCGGCCTCCTCATCGACAAGCGGGCGCTGGCAGGCCTTCTCGGGCGTGAGGTAAGTCTTGGCGCCCGCTGGAACCAGGCGTGGTGGGACCTGGAAGCCGAAGTACCAGGGCGTCACCCCGGCCGGTGGCGGGCGCAATCGAGGCACGTAGGCCGACTCCCCGACCCGTACTGCCAGCACCACATCGCCTCGGGCACTTTCACCGCGCTATTTCTCGCGCACGTGCTCCAGTTCTGTATTACGCACCGCGCTCTCGCGAAGACGGCCGGCTGCACCATACGCCGATCCACACCTGCTCGATCTATGCGGAACAAGGAAGCGGAGCCCGGCTGA